A single Natranaerobius thermophilus JW/NM-WN-LF DNA region contains:
- a CDS encoding sodium:solute symporter family protein translates to MELTHQPELLFFLIIYFVLMIGIGLYYSRRIKNSEDFMLAGRGLGPIVLMGTLLATWVGSGTVTGGSTSIGYSYGLWPAILFGLSSLLGVSILYIIAPKIRASGKYTIAEALETKYGETAKIIASIIIILAFVGIVSYQYTGLGMVLNVTTGVSVDAGTAIAAVIVIFLATVGGLMSVAPTDALSAFIIVIGLIVAIPSALIQAGGWENVVTQVPETSLSALGELDFIGFLGYFLPTLFLLLGDQNMYQRLASSKGDSETKMGTIGWAVGLLVIYPAISLIAFSARVNFPDIDPGQALIATTTIMPTFIGGLMLASITAFIITTGSSYLLSSATNITMDIYRNYVNKNASSKEQLLLTRGLIVVLGILAYILIQYFPSILEAQMYAYTVYAAGITPAILGVYLWGNKVTKIGGIASMLSGVIVTLGIEFFDIVGYDPALISVPVAIIVLVVVSLMTQSSRRE, encoded by the coding sequence ATGGAATTAACACATCAACCTGAACTATTATTTTTCTTAATAATCTATTTCGTTCTCATGATAGGTATTGGTTTGTATTATTCCAGAAGAATTAAAAACAGTGAGGATTTTATGTTGGCCGGAAGGGGTTTGGGACCAATTGTCTTAATGGGTACACTCCTGGCTACATGGGTAGGAAGTGGTACGGTTACAGGAGGTAGTACGTCCATAGGGTATTCTTATGGTCTTTGGCCCGCGATACTATTCGGACTATCTAGCTTACTCGGTGTTAGCATTTTGTACATCATTGCACCAAAAATCAGAGCTTCAGGTAAGTACACAATTGCGGAAGCTTTAGAAACAAAATACGGTGAAACAGCCAAAATCATTGCCAGTATTATAATTATCCTGGCTTTTGTCGGGATAGTTTCTTATCAGTATACTGGCCTAGGAATGGTATTGAACGTAACTACAGGTGTTTCCGTTGATGCAGGTACAGCAATAGCAGCTGTAATTGTAATCTTCTTGGCTACCGTTGGAGGATTAATGTCAGTTGCACCTACTGATGCTCTCAGTGCTTTTATCATAGTCATTGGATTGATAGTAGCTATCCCATCTGCTTTGATTCAGGCTGGAGGATGGGAAAATGTTGTAACCCAGGTTCCAGAAACTAGTTTATCAGCTTTGGGAGAGCTAGATTTCATTGGATTTTTAGGATATTTTTTACCAACTTTATTTTTACTACTGGGTGATCAAAACATGTATCAGAGATTAGCTTCATCAAAGGGTGATAGTGAAACTAAGATGGGAACAATTGGCTGGGCCGTTGGACTATTGGTCATTTATCCCGCTATTTCACTAATAGCTTTTTCAGCTAGAGTTAACTTCCCTGACATTGATCCTGGGCAGGCACTAATAGCTACTACGACAATTATGCCGACTTTTATTGGTGGATTAATGCTGGCTTCAATCACCGCCTTTATTATCACTACTGGTAGTTCCTATTTGTTATCATCTGCAACTAATATAACTATGGATATCTACAGAAACTACGTCAACAAAAATGCCAGCAGTAAAGAACAGCTATTGTTAACCCGGGGACTGATAGTAGTCTTAGGAATTCTAGCCTATATCCTGATACAGTATTTCCCTTCAATATTAGAGGCTCAGATGTACGCTTATACAGTCTATGCGGCAGGAATCACCCCTGCTATTTTAGGTGTTTATCTATGGGGCAATAAGGTTACGAAAATAGGCGGTATTGCCTCCATGTTAAGTGGAGTTATTGTGACTCTGGGAATTGAATTTTTTGACATTGTAGGCTATGACCCGGCCCTGATATCCGTTCCTGTGGCTATTATAGTCTTGGTAGTAGTTAGTTTGATGACCCAAAGTTCAAGGAGGGAGTAA
- a CDS encoding metal-dependent hydrolase family protein codes for MNRTGQEPLLIRSVNVITGQNDEILEQYDVYIEQGSIAKIGKNLANEAKLADWNVIEGTGKYLIPGLIDTHVHLVWDGSGDPQAEIEGKSESYMALMAARQAQDCLKNGITTVRDVGSPGETVLNLRDAIKGGKLEGANIVSSGSALVMIGGHGWFLGTEISGPEEARRAAREVLKQGADLIKVMATGGIYTQGEEPGAPQLSEEEMRAAVVEAHNQGKKVASHAQGSTGIHNSIQAGVDSVEHCIFADEKALTNMQDRNIFMVPTLAVMKRMADIGVGGGLPEYAAEKAKRVVKIHKETFKTAVDLNVKIAVGTDLFAPYLPVEQYFTELKIMNDYGMSLSDVLKSATSVAAELLQLEDRGVIAENKVADLVLLNENPLNDVKAYQNQEMIIKEGRIIK; via the coding sequence TTGAATCGAACTGGACAGGAACCTTTGTTAATTAGATCTGTCAATGTAATCACCGGACAGAATGACGAAATATTAGAACAGTACGATGTTTATATAGAGCAGGGAAGTATCGCTAAGATAGGCAAAAACTTAGCAAATGAGGCCAAGTTAGCTGATTGGAATGTCATTGAAGGAACGGGCAAGTATTTAATCCCAGGCCTAATTGACACCCATGTTCATTTAGTTTGGGACGGAAGTGGTGATCCCCAGGCAGAAATTGAAGGCAAAAGCGAGTCTTACATGGCCTTGATGGCTGCTCGACAAGCTCAAGATTGTCTTAAAAACGGCATCACTACTGTAAGAGACGTAGGAAGCCCGGGAGAAACTGTTTTAAATTTAAGGGATGCCATTAAAGGTGGAAAGCTTGAGGGTGCAAACATTGTCAGTTCTGGTTCTGCCCTTGTAATGATCGGTGGCCATGGCTGGTTTTTAGGAACAGAAATTTCCGGCCCTGAAGAAGCACGCAGAGCAGCTAGAGAAGTTTTAAAACAAGGGGCTGACCTGATAAAAGTTATGGCTACAGGCGGTATTTATACCCAAGGTGAAGAGCCGGGAGCTCCCCAACTCTCAGAAGAAGAGATGAGAGCTGCTGTGGTAGAAGCTCATAACCAAGGGAAAAAAGTGGCTTCTCACGCCCAGGGATCAACTGGTATCCACAACTCTATCCAAGCCGGTGTAGATTCAGTAGAACACTGCATATTTGCCGATGAGAAAGCATTAACTAATATGCAAGATAGAAATATCTTTATGGTACCTACCCTGGCGGTTATGAAGCGAATGGCTGATATCGGGGTTGGTGGAGGACTACCAGAATATGCTGCGGAAAAAGCCAAAAGAGTTGTCAAAATTCACAAGGAAACATTCAAAACTGCAGTTGATTTAAATGTCAAAATTGCAGTAGGTACAGATTTGTTTGCACCTTATCTGCCTGTTGAGCAATATTTTACCGAATTAAAAATTATGAATGATTACGGTATGTCTCTGTCTGATGTGTTGAAGTCAGCAACATCAGTAGCTGCTGAACTCCTCCAGTTAGAAGATAGAGGTGTTATTGCAGAAAATAAAGTGGCAGATTTAGTTTTATTAAATGAAAATCCTCTTAATGATGTTAAGGCCTATCAGAATCAAGAAATGATTATTAAAGAAGGTAGAATAATTAAATAA